One window of Cucurbita pepo subsp. pepo cultivar mu-cu-16 chromosome LG19, ASM280686v2, whole genome shotgun sequence genomic DNA carries:
- the LOC111782042 gene encoding probable ATP synthase 24 kDa subunit, mitochondrial encodes MAFSSRLLSKSKQVLGGRSILHQGYAIPVRHFAEEAARPALKGDEMLKNIFLEVKKKFETAIDVFRKEKITIDPEDPAAVAQYAKVMKQAREKADLLSESERIKYTIQSRTQDIPDARTYLLTLKDIRIKRGLNDELGAEAMMFDALEKIEKELKKPLMRNDKKGMSLLMAEFDKINQKIGIRREDLPKYEEQLELKISKAQLEDLKKDALEAMETQKKREEFKDEAMVDTKSLDVRNFL; translated from the exons ATGGCTTTCTCTTCTCGTCTCTTGTCCAAATCCAAGCAG GTGCTTGGCGGTCGAAGTATCTTACATCAGGGGTATGCCATTCCTGTTCGTCACTTTGCGGAAGAGGCTGCTCGGCCTGCTCTGAAGGGAGATG AAATGCTGAAGAACATATTTCTGgaagtgaaaaagaaatttgagacAGCAATTGATGTTTTCCGAAAAGAGAAGATCACTATTGATCCAGAGGATCCTGCTGCTGTAGCTCAATACGCAAAGGTCATGAAACAGGCCAGAGAGAA GGCAGATTTATTGTCAGAATCAGAGCGAATCAAATACACCATTCAGTCACGAACCCAAGACATCCCCGATGCAAGAACATACTTGCTGACATTGAAGGATATCCGGATTAA GAGAGGTCTTAATGATGAGCTTGGTGCAGAAGCTatgatgtttgatgcactggaaaagattgagaaagaattgaagaaacctCTCATGAGGAATGACAAGAAAGGAATGTCTCTTCTTATGGCTGAGTTTgacaaaatcaatcaaaa GATTGGGATACGGAGGGAAGATCTGCCCAAGTACGAAGAGCAGTTGGAACTTAAAATTTCCAAGGCACAATTGGAAGACCTGAAGAAAGATGCTCTTGAGGCAATGGAAACTCAAAAGAAGCG TGAGGAGTTTAAAGACGAGGCAATGGTGGATACGAAGTCATTAGATGTGAGAAACTTCCTGTAG
- the LOC111781146 gene encoding iron-sulfur assembly protein IscA, chloroplastic-like, producing MAFSSVPMKCPSVLHLRVLPKSSAKRSSISFPYLPTKISHRNSLSIRSVTVPAAPTSEGIAPAISLTDNALKHFNKMRTERNEDLCLRIGVRQGGCSGMSYTMEFENRANARPDDSIIEYNGFVIVCDPKSLLFLFGMQLDYSDALIGGGFSFKNPNATQTCGCGKSFAAEM from the exons ATGGCGTTCTCTTCGGTTCCCATGAAATGCCCTTCTGTTCTTCATCTGCGAGTTCTTCCTAAAAGTTCTGCAAAGCGAAGTTCAATTTCCTTTCCATATTTACCTACGAAAATCAGCCATAGGAATTCCTTATCAATTCGATCGGTTACAGTCCCTG CTGCTCCAACATCTGAGGGTATAGCTCCGGCTATCTCATTAACAGATAATGCACTGAAACACTTTAACAAAATGAGAACTGAACGTAATGAAGACTTGTGCTTAAGAATTGGTGTCAGACAGGGTGGATGCTCTGGTATGTCCTACACGATGGAGTTTGAGAACAGGGCAAATGCTCGACCTGATGACTCAATTATAGAATATAATGGTTTTGTGATTG TATGTGATCCCAAGAGCCTACTGTTCTTGTTTGGAATGCAATTGGACTACAGCGACGCACTTATCGGTGGGGGTTTCTCGTTCAAGAACCCGAATGCTACACAAACTTGTGGTTGTGGAAAATCATTTGCTGCAGAAATGTAG
- the LOC111782197 gene encoding probable WRKY transcription factor 51 — protein sequence MNSLQNPTQFEDSSSSFMDLLDFSGYLLPDFWLEPETTAFPEAIIGGRTRSMEEATSTMDKNSIDEWRERRGVKRKQKGRGGGCHKVAFRTKSELEILQDGFKWRKYGKKSIKNNPNPRNYYKCSSSGCGVKKRVERDREDSSYVITTYEGIHSHESPFSKCCNDPIFHSHGSCPNSTYLHLSSPPCSSTTTL from the exons ATGAACTCCCTTCAAAACCCTACCCAGTTTGAAGACTCGTCCTCCTCGTTCATGGATCTCCTCGATTTCTCGGGTTACCTGCTACCCGATTTCTGGCTCGAACCCGAGACCACAGCGTTTCCAGAGGCGATAATCGGAGGCCGGACCAGATCCATGGAAGAAGCAACGTCGACCATGGATAAGAATAGCAT AGATGAGTGGCGTGAGAGAAGGGGTgtgaagagaaaacaaaaaggacgAGGTGGTGGGTGCCATAAGGTTGCGTTTAGAACAAAGTCTGAGTTGGAGATCTTGCAGGATGGCTTCAAATGGAGAAAGTATGGCAAAAAATCTATCAAAAATAACCCTAATCCAAG GAATTACTACAAATGTTCGAGTAGTGGGTGTGGAGTGAAGAAGAGAgtagagagagacagagaagaTTCAAGCTATGTTATAACAACATACGAAGGAATTCACAGCCACGAGAGCCCTTTCTCGAAGTGTTGCAATGATCCAATATTTCATTCTCATGGTAGTTGCCCTAATTCCACTTATTTGCACCTCTCATCTCCACCATGTTCTTCTACTACTACCCTTTGA
- the LOC111781617 gene encoding RNA cytidine acetyltransferase 2-like, producing the protein MRKKVDERIRTLIENGVKSRYRSMFVIIGDKSRDQIVNLHYMLSKATIKSRPNVLWCYRDKLELSSHRKKRAKQVKKLMQRGLLDPEKVDPFSLFLETGGITYCLYKDSERILGNTFGMCILQDFEALTPNLLARTIETVEGGGLIILLLRSLSSLSSLYTMVMDVHGRYRTESHLEAAGRFNERFLLSLASCKACVLMDDEMNILPISSHIRSITPVAVKEDSEGLSEGEWDLKNLKEQLNDEFPVGPLIKKCCTLDQGRAVVTFLDGILDKTLRSTVALLAGRGRGKSAALGLAVAGAVAAGYSNIFVTAPSPENLKTLFDFVCKGLNELQYKEHIDFDVVKSTNPEFKKATVRINIYKQHRQTIQYIQPQEHEKLSQVELLVVDEAAAIPLPVVKSLLGPYLVFLSSTVNGYEGTGRSLSLKLLQQLEEQSQVSNKSVEGSLSGRLFKKIELSEAIRYASGDPIEQWLHGLLCLDVTSSIPPINRLPPPSECDLYYVNRDTLFSYHRDSELFLQRMMALYVASHYKNSPNDLQLMADAPAHHLFVLLGPVDETSNQLPDILCVIQVCLEGQISRKSAMKNLSSGHQPFGDQIPWKFCEQFREANFPSLSGARIVRIATHPSAMKLGYGSQAVELLTRYFEGQFAPITEAEISDGDVQAHVRVTEAAEKVSLLEESIKPRTDLPPLLVSLRERRPEKLHYLGVSFGLTLDLFRFWRRHKFAPFYIGQIPSTVTGEHTCMVLKPLNNDEIEANESSQLGFFGPFYQDFRLRFIRLLGFSFHGMEYKLAMSVLDPKINFTELDPSEDTIEEFLNAIRYLMSAHDMKRLEAYADNLVDFHLILDLVPLLAQLYFMEKLPVTLSYTQASVLLCTGLQLRNVTHIEGQMKLERQQILSLFIKVMKKFHKYLNGIASKEIESTMPRMREIPLEPHEITVDDDLKEGAKQVEEKMKMKNEGSLDVGMLQQYAIVDGEVDFDGALASGGKIPSGGVVSVKSNKTKAEKQVKKKEKEQSSRKRSKDDGFKSNKKKKA; encoded by the exons TCATAGAAAAAAACGTGCAAAGCAAGTAAAAAAGTTGATGCAGAGGGGGCTTCTGGATCCTGAGAAGGTTgatcctttttctcttttccttgaAACTGGAGGAATAACGTATTGTTTGTACAAAGATTCAGAAAGGATTCTTGGTAATACCTTTGGAATGTGCATACTTCAG GATTTTGAAGCTTTGACACCAAATCTTCTTGCAAGAACCATAGAAACAGTGGAAGGTGGTGGATTAATAATCTTGCTGCTTCGTTCCTTATCCTCATTGTCCAGTCTTTACACCATGGTCATG GATGTTCATGGAAGGTATCGAACTGAATCCCATTTGGAGGCAGCTGGTCGTTTTAATGAACGCTTTTTATTGTCACTTGCATCATGCAAAGCATGCGTTCTAATGGATGACGAAATGAATATACTACCAATTTCTTCCCATATAAGGTCAATTACTCCCGTTGCAGTGAAAGAG GACTCGGAGGGGCTTTCTGAAGGAGAATGGGAccttaagaatttaaaagaacAGCTAAATGATGAGTTCCCTGTTGGTCCTCTTATAAAGAAGTGCTGTACGCTGGACCAG GGAAGGGCTGTTGTTACATTTTTGGATGGAATTTTGGACAAGACACTTCGAAGTACAGTTGCATTGCTCGCTGGTCGTGGTCGGGGCAAATCAGCTGCTTTAGGATTAGCAGTTGCTGGAGCTGTTGCTGCTGG GTACTCCAATATTTTTGTTACTGCACCCAGTCCTGAGAATCTTAAAACATTGTTCGATTTTGTTTGCAAGGGTCTCAATGAACTTCAATATAAG GAACATATAGACTTTGATGTGGTGAAGAGTACCAACCCTGAATTCAAGAAAGCAACAGTGCGCATTAATATCTACAAACAACACAGACAAACAATTCAG TATATACAGCCACAGGAGCATGAAAAGCTTTCTCAGGTTGAGCTGTTGGTTGTTGATGAAGCTGCAGCCATACCATTGCCAGTTGTTAAATCTTTACTTGGTCCATACCTGGTCTTCCTTTCATCTACTGTGAATGG GTATGAGGGTACTGGTCGATCATTATCATTAAAGCTTTTGCAGCAGTTGGAGGAGCAAAGCCAGGTGTCTAATAAGAGCGTGGAAGGCTCTCTCTCCG GTCGTTTATTCAAAAAGATTGAACTGAGTGAAGCTATTAGATACGCTTCTGGGGATCCCATTGAGCAATGGCTTCATGGGTTGCTTTGTTTGGATGTGACCAGTTCAATCCCGCCTATTAATAG ATTGCCTCCGCCAAGTGAGTGTGACCTCTATTATGTCAATCGAGACACACTCTTTTCCTATCACAGAGATAGTGAGCTGTTTTTACAG CGAATGATGGCTCTTTATGTTGCTTCTCACTACAAAAACTCTCCCAACGACTTACAACTAATGGCAGATGCCCCAGCACACCATTTGTTTGTATTGCTTG GCCCTGTTGATGAGACCAGTAATCAACTTCCAGATATTTTGTGTGTCATTCAG GTTTGCCTTGAAGGACAAATCTCACGTAAATCTGCAATGAAAAACTTGAGTTCTGGTCATCAACCGTTTGGGGACCAAATACCATGGAAATTTTGTGAACAGTTTCGGGAAGCAAATTTTCCTAGTCTTTCTGGTGCTCGAATAGTACGGATTGCTACCCATCCAAGTGCCATGAAG CTTGGATATGGGTCGCAAGCAGTAGAACTCTTGACCAG GTACTTTGAAGGGCAGTTTGCTCCTATTACTGAAGCTGAAATATCAGATGGGGACGTTCAGGCCCATGTTAGAGTCACTGAAGCTGCAGAAAAG GTTTCATTATTAGAAGAAAGCATAAAGCCTAGAACTGATCTTCCTCCCCTGCTGGTATCTCTTCGTGAACGACGACCTGAGAAGCTTCACTACCTTGGTGTTTCCTTTGGACTCACTTTGGATCTTTTCCGCTTTTGGAGGAGACATAAATTTGCCCCATTCTACATTGGCCAGATTCCA AGCACTGTGACGGGTGAGCATACCTGCATGGTCTTAAAGCCTTTGaacaatgatgaaattgaagcTAATGAATCTTCACAGTTGGGATTTTTCGGTCCATTTTATCAAG ATTTCAGGTTAAGGTTTATTAGACTCTTGGGTTTTAGTTTCCATGGAATGGAATATAAGCTAGCAATGAG TGTCTTGGATCCAAAAATCAACTTTACGGAACTAGATCCTTCGGAGGATACTATCGAAGAATTTTTAAATGCAATCAGATATCTTATGTCAGCACATGATATGAAGCGATTGGAAGCCTATGCAGACAATCTTGTTGATTTCCACTTG ATACTAGATCTTGTTCCATTACTTGCACAATTGTATTTCATGGAGAAACTTCCAGTTACTTTGTCGTACACACAGGCATCTGTATTGCTCTGTACTGGACTGCAGTTACGGAATGTTACTCATATTGAG GGACAAATGAAGTTGGAGAGGCAACAGATACTGTCACTTTTTATCAAAGTCATGAAAAAGTTTCACAAGTATCTTAATGGAATTGCATCCAAGGAGATCGAATCGACCATGCCACGTATGAGAGAG ATTCCACTGGAACCCCATGAGATCACTGTTGATGATGATCTCAAGGAAGGCGCAAAACAAGTTGAG gagaaaatgaaaatgaagaatgagGGGTCGTTAGATGTTGGGATGCTGCAACAATATGCCATTGTGGACGGAGAGGTTGATTTTGATGGTGCTTTGGCAAGTGGTGGAAAGATTCCCTCTGGCGGAGTTGTAAGTGTAAAATCCAATAAAACGAAGGCAGAGAAGcaagtgaagaagaaagaaaaagagcagAGCAGTAGAAAACGAAGTAAAGATGATGgtttcaaatcaaataaaaagaagaaggctTAA